In the genome of Arvicola amphibius chromosome 2, mArvAmp1.2, whole genome shotgun sequence, the window CACGAGCAGACtacaattaaaacacaaaacacctACAGAGGTGAGTCAATGCAGAACAGATCACCAAACATCACATACTTGTATTCTATTACTAAATAGAATATGCTGATGGGCATCCATtgtaaattattctatttttgtttaaattaacgTGGAATTTAATCTTCTTGTGCTTATTATTTACCCTTAAATGAGTAAAATTTGATGGTTTAGATAAGAGTCTTGACATTGGAAAAAGCCTTATTAAAACTACGTATCactgaaaactacaaaataacAAAGAGCATGGCAGTaatgcctgtaacaccagcacctaagagctgggagcagagtcggaattcaaggtcatccccaaagtaccaggccagcctgggctacatgagaaacctgtctcaaaaaaaatcaaaaaacaatcaTCAAATACATTATCTacaaattgataaatattttagTGAAATGTATGGAAAAACAATTTAATTGTAGGTATctttatttatgtaaataaaagcCTGAATTTGAAATAGTCATTCGttccaaaattagaaaaaatcaactgaaaagaaaatacttactAGAAAAAATTCTGTAGGTTCTGACTGGGGAGAATTTTTCCTAATGTTTTCATCTTGAAAGTGCTGGAAGTTTGTAGACAACCCAATTCCAGAGGATCGAAGCCTCCCTGTCCCACGTGTGTTCTGCAAACTGTCTCTGCTTGCACTCCGTGCCAGTGAAGCCAAAAATCCATTATTATTTACACAACCAACAGGCTCTTTGGAAGCTTTGTTAGCCATTTCTGTGATATCTCGAGCTTCGACTTTGGAAATAACATCAGATCTTTTCCCAGGCGAATCGACTTTAACACCACGGAAGCGAGCAGTCCTAGAGAAAGAAGAATCGGCTATGGTTCGAAAGTCCAATTCACGCAGGGCATTTTGAGAAGCAGGCGCTGAGGGGTTGCCAGACTCCAAACATCTCGACTGTCTCTGTGGCTTCACCAGAGAGTTGTGTAGTGACACTGGTGCAGCACAGAGAAGGGGCGACAGGAGTCTGTTCTTGTGAGAGCTCGGCTCTCGGTGGTTAAGAACCGCATTGTCTACTGGGTCACTGCTCAACACTCTTGCCACATGGTTCAGAGGCTGCTCTGCCGCTCTCAGCCCTCTATCTCCTTTAGAGAGTGCAAACTCTGGAGTTACCTTCCCTATGCCTTCTATACCACTGCTCTCCTCGACACCATTTCCTTCTGCAAATGGAGCAAATGGACCTACTTCTGGCAGGAGCAACTCTTCAGATATACATTCTTCTGGCGGAGGAAATAAGACGACATCATCCTCATTATTAGACGGCAGGTTCCCTGGAAGGTGCTTTGTCCGTCTAGGCAGGGGTGATCCAAGATGAAGTACGGAATCTGCAAGCTCTTTGTCGTTTTCCAGTTCTATGTGCGTCATCTGAGGTAGCAGCCTGATGCTACCCGTGGGATGAGACAGTGTGTTAATCTCCCAGTTATCGTCGTCCTTCAGCAGTTCATTCCTGAGAGATGACACTGGTCTATCAGCTGGAGCCTGAGCCGCTGCACAACTTGCAGCTGCACTCCTGCATGTTTCGGGGAGATAGGCATTCCCAGGAGAGGGTAGACAAGACTGCCCGATGTCAGGCAGGACTCGTAGCAGTCTGTGCCGGGCTGCTGCCGTGGAACTGCTAGGAGGTCGAGGCGCTACTGGTGGACGAGGTTTTACCTTGACAACTTTCTTAGGCTACAAGAAAAGAGTGCACAGGTAATTCCTCAACATAGTTAGTTTTGCCCTGCAGCAAGACTCAGTGGAGAAAAGGAACTTACCATATTGGCATTTTTGTTACCTCAATTTACAGTGCTCAAAAAAGGTGGTGTGGTGGGCCACGCCTATCacactagcacttgggaggctgaagcaagatgtctgtcatgagtttgaggccagcctggcttacagaatCCACTCCATGCCAGCCTAGGCCTCAAGATGAGTCTTctcaatacaaaacaacaacgaaatgctttaaaatattaaaaatcttaaaagattaTGATTAAGGATCTATTATATTACTTTATTGAGCATTATTTTCTGAagatcttaaagaaaaataattttgttttatttcctcacAATTAATTTTTTGTCGGGCTTTTGCTAAGAAGAAAATGTTGGCTATATGAGATATGGCATTTTTCCTAGTAAAATGAATGTGTATAGttactcagaaaaaaagctaacaGGATTTAACTGCTGCCCTTGAAAAGGCTGACCCTTTGTTGGTTTCAATGGACTTCCATTTCAGGAAAGGCTCCTAGCCAAACCCATCACAGTAGCTGTGCCTCAACTGCTTGGGCAACTGAAACAATTTATAATGAGCAACTGCTTTTCTTTTGAGTCTGAAATGTACATATACATAGCAGGCAGAGGGTGCACATAGGAACAAgcctaaaaacagaaaaaagagaaaaacccctTGTCCATTGTTGCTAATGGAGTCCCACAAGTTGAGATTCTCTATGTGTTGTCACTACTCACTGAGAGAAATCAAGCCTGTCTTAAGATGGCTTTGGGAGAGGCCTCCACGATGCCTGTGCCTGGTTCACCTGAACTTGGATTCATGTGCTTTTCCctctgttaatttttcttttgtttccttttgttgtgtAAGTGTCTTGGCCACAGTGAATGTGCATACTATATCCATGAGCCTAGTGTGTCAGGAAACCAAGCACAGGACCTGCCTGCCACTGCCAGCATAGAAAGTTTACATAGCAGTTATCACAGGAAGAGTGAAGTTAAGAGCTCAAGAGAGGAGCCTATGGCCTTAAGCACAGGGATGGTTAGTAAACACAGGACGACATTCCAACAGCCTGGCCTATTAGAAATACATACTGAAAGTTTAGTAGGTACCAGTGGAGAAAAGGAGAACTAGAAAGGCTGGATAGATGTAAGTCCCTTGCAAAGGGAAGCTAGTTTTTATGCCCACTTTTAtcccaaacagagagagagagagagagagagagagagagagagagagagagagagagagagagagagaatataaaattcaaattagcCATAAGGTTGCAAACAATAAAATGCAGGAGGCTCATATGCAAAGCATATGCCTGTGGTGACAAGCAAGAACATAGAgcttcaagaagaaagaaaagaggtagGACAGCCTAGGAAAAATATAGacccagaaaagagaaaatccCACCTGTGTAAATGCCAAAAAATTAATATCTGGGATATCAAAATAGGCTAATAGAAGCCCAAGGAAACAAGCTGAAGTGGTTTAGGATCTATACTAATGGTTACATTTTAAGGAGGCTCTACTTAGGCAGAGAGGggtattgagaaaaaaatataaataacagaaTCAGGAGATCCACCTATTCTTCCATGTAATGGGACTAtcagtgattaaaaacaaacacaataagaGTGCTCTTGAAATAAATGACCTCCCTACATAACACCCTTACTTTATGTATTAACCCATAACTCTTAACATGGACCTAAGTAAAGTtataagaaaagaacagaaaaggggCAACACCTCAATATtagaataaaatggaaagtaaGAATCAGAGCATTTTAGATACATGAGTTCTCCCCAAATGTAACACAGAAGAAGAAACCTTCACCACAATACTCCAatctaaattaaatatatttacatggttatttgtatttttatttatcaatgtgtgagatatatgtacatataggtatatgtgtgcaagtacatgtgtatgcatgcacatggagatcagaggttgATACAGGCATCTTCCTCAATTGTTGCCTTCCTTActctttgtgacagggtctctttctgaagctggagctcactacattgattggccagtgagctcctgggagctgcctgtctctgctgctgttatTAAAGATGCAGGCAGTCACATCTGGGTatttatgtgggctctggagagTTGAATCCATGTCctcatctatagaatattccacccaaacacaaaagattattataccttctcagtacctcatggaaccttctctaaaattgatcacatactcggtaacaaagcaaacaaccaaagatacaaaaacattgaagtaaccccctgtgtcttatcggatcatcatggagtaaagttagaatttaacaacaatactactctcagaaagccaacaacctcatagaaactgaacagtcaactactgaaccatccctggttaaggaataaataaagaaaaaaattaaaatcttccttgaattcaacaaaaatgaaggcaaaacatacccaaacctatgggacactatgaaagcagtgctaagaggaaagttcatagcactaagtgcccacataaagaaaacagagaaagcttaCATTAGCgacctaacagcacacctgaaagctctcaaacaaaaaagaggcagactcacccaggaggagtagaagacaggaaataatcaaattgagggctgaaatcaataaaatacaagaaacaatacaaagaatcaatgaaacaaagagttggttctaggatcacaaattataggctcaatgtcctttatttatggctagaatccatgtatgagtgagtacataccatattcctctttttaggtctgggttacctcactcagtaaagtgttttctatttccatttgcatgcaaaattcaaaatgtgattgtttttttaccgctgagtagaactctaaagtgtatatgtgccacatcttctttatccattattctattgagaggcacctaggttgtttccagtttctggctattacaaatagtgctgctatgaacatagttgaacaaatgcttttgtaatatgattgggcatctcttgggtatattaccaagagtggaattgctgggtcctgaggtatgttgatcccgaatttcctgagaaaccgccacactgatttccaaagtggttgcacaagtttgcattcccaccaacaatggatgcgtgttccccttactccacatcctctacagcataggctatcattggtgttcttgattttaaccattctgacaggtgtaagatggtatctcagagttttaAGAacgtgaacccaaagaaaaacatatagttatcctcctggatattggaagtggacaagattgcctggcaggggttgggagcacgggggtaggggtggagtggggataaggggagatggggagagagatggaagaaggggaggatggggagagcttgagggaatgggattgtTGGGATGGAAGAgggttggatatgggagcaggatagtagatatcttaattaagggagccatttagggttggcaagaaacttgactctagaggggttcccaggtgtccaaagagatgtccccagattgttccttgggcagcagaggagagggtgcctgaactggtcttgtcctatagtcacactgatgaatatcttgcatattaccataaaaccttcatctggcaatggatggatatagagacagagacccacattagagcattGGACtaagttcccaaggtccaaatgaggagcagaaggaaggagaacatgagcaaagaagtcaggaccgcgagaggtgcatccacccactgaggccGTGGGACTGATCTAACAGGAGATCAAGGCCAgctgaaatgggactgatggagcatgtgatcaaaccggactctctaaatgtggctgacggtggaggatgactgagaagccaaggacaatggcactgggttttgattctactgcatggacgggctttgtgggagtcttgtctgtttggatgctcaccttcctggacatggggggagcagggaggaccttggacttcccatagggtagggaaccctgactgctctttggactggagagggagggggggaggggagagaaaagggaagtgggaggaggggaggaggtggaaatttttaataaaaaatatatattaaaaaaggaaaaaaaacaaagagctggttctttgagaaaatcaacaagatagacaaaactttatccaaactaatcaacaggcaaagagaaaacatccaaattaacaaaatcagaaatgaaaagggggacataacaacagacactgaggaaattcagagaatcattaggtcttactacaaaaacctgtactccaaaaattgaaaaatgtaaaagaaatggacaattttttagaagGATACCATAtacctgtaaagcaaaggataaatagtctatagtccacaaccccagagaagctacaTAACAAGGACggccctaagagaaacatacatagattccctgggaaagggaaattgagaagatctgagaaaattggaagcgtggggatgggggagaagagaagatagacggggaagaggagaagagaaggggaaggagagaagaacttgagggaatggcaTAGTTGAAAAGGGAgaaggacagaaacagagagcaaggaaagaaatatcttgactGAGAGAGCCATTATATGGCaagcaagaaacctggtactagagaaaatcccaaaaatccacaaggatgaccccagctaagacccaaagcaatagtggagagggtctctgaactggccttgctctgtagtcagaatGATGACTACCTTAAATATCATCACAGAACTtttatctagcaactgatggaagcagaggcagagatccacactggagcactgggctgaactcccagagtccagttaaagaaagggaggagtgagaatatgagcaaagaggtcaagaccatgatggggatacccaatgaaacagcttacctgggctaatgggagctcaccaactccagcctgacagtgaaggaaccagcaaaggatcaaactaggcctctaaatgtgggtgacagttgtatggctggggcagattatGGGGCCACCGACAgtgagatcaggatttatccctactgcatgtactgactttttggaacccattctctttggaggggtaCCTCGCTCAGTCTAGATGTagttggttctgcctcaaagcaatgtagTAGacttttgttgactccccatgggcagccttaacctctctgagtgaATGGAGGGTGGAatggggaggaaggtggagggagtgggagggggagtaggaattgggattggtatgtaaaatgagaaaatataattaatttaaaaaataataaaaaaaagagaaaaataaataatggtgaAGTACTTCATGTTAAAAGGGCAAAAGTGTTCAGTGAAATTGACCCAGAATATCTTCTAGTCATATCCTTAAAAGACAAAAGTCAGGGCTGGAGGTGCAGCTCAGTgccacagtgcttgcctagcctgtgtGAGGCTCTAGGTTTAAGATGCAAGACTAGAAGTGAGTGAGAGGGAAGTGGCGTAAGAGCAGGGCAAAAACCAGCATCACCTgataacacacacatgtaatctcagagattgcaaattcaaggccagtctgggtacaCAGAAAGAacctgataaataaaataaaattaagtatgaggggtgtggtggtttgagtaagaaagGCTCCTATAGGTTCACAGATTTGACTGgttagggaatggcactatttgaaaggaataggaggcatggccttgctggaataagtgtggccttgttgaaggaagtgtgtcacttggggtgggctATGAGGCttccaagccaggcccagagtttctctcttcctgctgcctgaagatCCGAATGTAGAACTCTgaacctctccagcaccatatttGCCTGTGGGCCAtcatactccccaccatgatgacaatggactaaacctctgaaactgtaagcaaaccccaattaaatgcgctcttttataagagctgctgtggtcacggcaccttttcacagcaatagaacactaactaagacaggcagttacataaaatttaaaaatgaagtcatttgCAAAGAAAAGTCAGGTGCATTGGAAAGATGACTTTTCACTTCAGTATAAAAAGCAGTGGCAGAACAACATTGTTTAAAGTCCCAAACATTTCTTATCTGAATACATCATCACCAGTTATAGAAATGATCCCTAAAAGTACTCTTCAAATTATCACTTAAggttttttcttaagttttagaTTTCTGAAAATTCAATACTTACAAGTGTTTCCTTTCCTGGAGAATTTATTAAGATAAGCAACTAGACAAAAGGTATGGCAAAAGTTCAGTAAAATGCTCCTAGCAACCATGGCATTGACACAAAAACATCAGCAGGACTAAGGATAGAAAAGTAATTTATGTTACATATTCTTCAAAAATAGAAATGCTGCTCATCTAGAGAATGGAAGcagatggagaaaagagaaagtgcaGTAAGTTTTCTGTGGTTTAGCTAACATGCAGGAGGCAAAGGTGCCAGGACTGCAGATGACATCAGGAAAGCAAGTGTTAAAGATACAGTCCAGGACAGCAAGTGTCTCCTGACCTTTAAGATTAGCAGAACCAAAGTGCTATTGACACTTGTCAGACAACACAGCAGATACTCCTGTAAGGTGGAAAGAGACATACAGAAACCTTAAGTGGGATTTCATGTATCACGGTTCTcattgcagaaaaacaaaactgacaaaaTAATCATACCTAAGCAATTGATAAAGTATATCTTACAGATAGATACCTGTAAAACTTATACTCTGAAGTTAAGagaataaactatctttttaataTACATTGGGCACACATGGGAGAATATCAGATCTCTAATTAAATTCTAAAGAACAGAACTATAAATGACATTGTCTGATTTCCatgcaatataaataaaattaaatgaaaaataaaacagcctcaACCACCAAAACTTACCTAAATCTATTCAACCACTTTTGAGCTAAAAGGAAAATCCTAAAATGGTAAATTGAAAATATTACCAACTGTCATAATGTTTGTATGGATGTACTATACAAAGAATACATCTTTTATGTGACCTTTATGCCAAAGAAGTAACCAGTGTCTAATCATAGTATAATTCACATAAATCAAAACTGAGGAACAATTTATAAATAATGGGTTTATACTCCTTCAAATATCTAATATATTTGTCACTCACTGCTGAGCTTACCAGGCTCCACTGGACAAGGCCAAATTCATGGTCACATAGACAGACAGTCCTGGTTAAACCAgggttacaaaacaaaacagaaataagagagaTCTGTGGGGAAGATGGGGATTGGACAGGGTGGTAAAAAGATGAGAGAGGGTCTACACGTTGTGTACATGTGCCAAATTATCTAAGAATaaaaagtaagtgtgtgtgtgtgtgtgtgtgtgtgtgtgtgtgtgtgtgtgtgtgaagccaaAGGACCAAAGAGGTATTTACCATATTTATACCACCAATATTCACGATAGCCAAAATTTGAAAGCAACCTAACTGTCTACTGattgataaatgaataaacaaaatgtggtacatatgtgCAAGGGAATTATTCAATctaaaaaagaagagagattcTGACACATGCTACACTATGAATGAACCTCAGAGATGTCATACGAGATTAAATAATCTAGCCACAAGTACTATGACGTTTCACTTATGTATGGTATCTATAGGAGACAACCTCAGAAATAGGAAGTGGAATGGTACTTGCCAGAGGTTAAAGGGCAGGATATAGGACGATGCCTTTAAGAAATACCAAACTTCAGTTTTGTAAGATAAAGTTCTGAAGACTAATTGAACAAAGACGTAAACATACTTAACACTGCTAACAGGATTACATGTAAAAACCAATGACACTCATATGGTTGCACattcctgctgtgggacaatggtctgtaccctgtcacttttattttaaatgaatgctgattggccggtagtcaggcaggaagtataggacgggtgaccaggcaggaagtagaggcagggcaatgagaattctgggaagagggaagtgcatTCTACAGTTGTGAcccagtcacagaagaagcaagatgtgactgcctcgccaaaaaaggtaccgagccacatagacaagaattatgagctaatataagttatgagagttaataagaagcctgagctaatgggccaatcagtttacaactaatgtagacctctgtgtgatttctttgggacttaactactgcgggaaccaggcaggacagaaacctcagacaacacgtTCTTAtagtcccagcatgtgggaggtagagacaagaaaaTTGAAAGTTCAGAACTAGCCTCaaatatatagtgagtttgaggctagcctgggctatgtgagactctgtcaataaagaaacaaataaacaaaatggacagtaaattttatatatataataaaaaatttatatatttatatattttaccattatataaaatacaattaagttaaatgttatttaaaataaaaataataattaggtgGTAGTGTCCTCTCTGAAATTCTCTCAATTTTGCTGTGTGATAGAAAATTGAAGATTACTTCccttcaatgaaaaaaaatcctgagaaaaacagcaaaaatttagaaacatgaaaaaagaaaatatatcataaCCAAGAGTGGGTCATGACAACAACACAAAATTACCTCATATTCTTAAAAAGTCAGTTATCCTGCACTATCAGAATTATTTTATTCAGTATAATGTTTcaacttctctttctattttttgacCTATGATTTACTTAGACGtgtgatattttgaaatttcagatTTTTCCCAGATTGATCTATTATTGATTTCCggttttattcttttgtaaacCAGagcattttttaatgatttgaatCTTCCTGAAAtttattagaattattttatatacaaaatacTGGTTTTGCTTGTGGTAAATGTTGTAGGATGGAGCATTCTGCAAATGCCATCTAGGTCAGTAAGTTGATACTGCTCTTCGGGGCCTCTCAGAAACCTCTCCAATTCTCTGTCCTAGCAGCACTCATCTATTTCTTGGAGGTTCTGCCTCATAGATATCAAAGTTCTATTACTACATACACAATAATTACAGCAGAGATGTTTCGTCAATTGTTCATCATCTGAGTGAAAACAAATGATCTTTACCCAAGTTTatatccaaaaaagaaaaaaaaaacagaagaattgtAGATctgaatttagaaataaataaccatctaaaAAGTATTGGAGAAAAACACAGAAGCATGTCTTCAAGACCTGTGATAGGAAATAtgtcataaaaattattaaatactaatcataaaaacaaaactgatatatattaaaattaacagTAATCATCAAAATAGGTAAAAGAGCAAGTCAGAGAGTATTAGAAACTGCAAACCATACATCTGACAAAGATTTtatatcatacatataaatatatgagtACTAGTTGCTTTGAGATAGGTCTCATGTAACCTAGACTAGATTCAGGTATGCTAGACagctgaggctgactttgaactcctggtgctcctgtctccatctccaaagGCCTGGTATTACAGGAGTGCATCACCACACTTAGctccaaaatacatttttaaaatgtctacaaaccaataaataaaaggatgataacctaatttttaaatatttggcaACATACAAAGGAcaaaattttaatcaaataaagagccaacatttttaaaaagttaatattattccttataagaaaaatgaaataaaaaccagcACACAATCCCAGAATAGTTGAGATGAAAACACTGATGAATATTAAGTGTTGGCAAGGACTGGCACAAACCAGAACTCTCCTGTTATTAATAGGAGTCTGAAGTAGTAGAAAATCTATGCAAAACAGTCCCTGTAACTTCTTcattttgcttgtctgttttgagacagggtcttattatgtagcttaAACTGGCATAGAACTTACTTAGCCATGCTAACCTAAaactcatgatctccttcctacACCTCACAAAGTGTAGTACATGATGGTATACATCGAATACCTGGCTATTGGGTATAAAACAATGTTATCTTTCCTATGACTGAAAGTTTCCTGCTAAGTACATGATGCAGAGAACAAAGGGCAGGTATCCATTAAAGAAAGTATAAATATGCTCAGTGGCTCCCTTAATAGAAGCCAAAACTCAGATACCTGAATGCTTATCACAGAAAAGAgagtaacaaaaagaaacactgtGTAGTTgaacaataaatttaatttttttaaaattttttttttttggtttttcaagacagagtttctctgtggctttggagcctgtcctggagctagctcttgtagaccaggctggtctcgaactcacagagatccgtctgcctctgcctcccaagtgctgggattaaaggcatgcgccaccaccacccggctaatttttaaaaaaatttataatgaagaaaataaatcagaattttATGAAAGATTTTATTGTCTATggtgtttatttatataaagttCCACATCAGACAAAAATTACTTGTGGATATATTTGTAAAACAGTGGTTATTTTAGGGAAGACTGTGATGGGCTCTTTACAGAAAGAGGCAGGGGAAatggtgtagtggtacacacctttaatgccagcagaggcagacagttctctgtaagtttgaggtcagcctgatctatagagtgagttccaggaaaccaggcaaacaaacaaaaaagaaaggaaaaaaatggaactaCTTTGAGTTATagctaaataaatgtatttaactCTAAAAATTCTTCAAGCAGAGCCTaaatttttactatattattattgttctatgatgatgatggtgatgatgaggatgatgatgatagtgTGATTTGCCATGGTATgcatggagaggtcagaggacaactttcaggaatcagttctctccaccTACCTTAATAGGGATTAAACCTGAGGTTGCAGGCTTatgtggcaagtgccttaatTTGCAGATCCACCTGGCCAGGCTTCAAGcactattttaaaagtttgtttattttatatgggaAGGTACTAACAGAttaaaaagaagtcaaggaaTAGTACAGCTGTGTGTGGGATCAtgaggagaaggacagagagagagagagagagagagagagagagagagagagagagagagagaaa includes:
- the Zfand4 gene encoding AN1-type zinc finger protein 4 isoform X3 — encoded protein: MFKADLGRTGIQLHTTYSRGIRKVKVMDNRKEPPFFNEDNVGPFYFKLPFYDTMELFIETLTGTCFELRVSPFEAVISVKGKIQRLEGIPICQQHLIWNNMELEDDYCLNDYNISEGCTLKLVLAMRGGPISTRKVPVEDPLRELAEYMDSSRDEVWEKTSCNKQVTFLVYREGDQLNFFRVVDRGDGTLTPLSESLSGGSVYNLYTDEDEDAEPSPSGQQIIENSITMNKMKVLKAKMENMNLSKKPKKVVKVKPRPPVAPRPPSSSTAAARHRLLRVLPDIGQSCLPSPGNAYLPETCRSAAASCAAAQAPADRPVSSLRNELLKDDDNWEINTLSHPTGSIRLLPQMTHIELENDKELADSVLHLGSPLPRRTKHLPGNLPSNNEDDVVLFPPPEECISEELLLPEVGPFAPFAEGNGVEESSGIEGIGKVTPEFALSKGDRGLRAAEQPLNHVARVLSSDPVDNAVLNHREPSSHKNRLLSPLLCAAPVSLHNSLVKPQRQSRCLESGNPSAPASQNALRELDFRTIADSSFSRTARFRGVKVDSPGKRSDVISKVEARDITEMANKASKEPVGCVNNNGFLASLARSASRDSLQNTRGTGRLRSSGIGLSTNFQHFQDENIRKNSPQSEPTEFFLVFCVLIVVCSWYWSEWK